A single genomic interval of candidate division WOR-3 bacterium harbors:
- a CDS encoding HEAT repeat domain-containing protein: MRQVSFLVLVLLGFVFGIGIKKVDSVDALFQNTLNQALEIQGMKKEELGFFKFWAVDSFFRLKIVDRLLSHPLEVAPYVESSAARIERLSKSPTGIIFEQYKAIDLGLSNADTVKIGYAIKRREKSKNYEEKDDRLSRAVNTILVSFEVADSFLKQAVAQIPERELNILLGEAPAFWKDEDDTLEKGFSGILHREFGKDYDTTIQVKSETLLAYARKIDRRSLALAGITITIGTTRAIELLKEMNTSQDTWRNSPTVFETRWGKVIIGTIGDDVYREDAALIIDPAGYDRYFNRAGGTVGILDKPFSIVIDLEGNDIYQTEKLFSQGASLFGCGLLFDIAGDDVYRSRHYTQGSTIFGTGVLWDVSGHDIYDAGFFAQGAGHYGVGLLIDNAGNDSYRCFCYGQGFAGTWGYGLLVEGSGQDLYYSGGRYLHEPLLPREYRSFAQGFAIGVRPDASGGIGFLCDFKGNDFYNAEVFGQGTSYWYSLGMLYDREGFDHYTAAQYSQGAGIHLSIGALIDEEGNDSYFSRLGPSQGEGHDLSVGVLFDRKGDDGYYASGGQGIGLTNSVGLFLDADGQDWYMTSESLIAQGSSNWARGFGGIGVFLDFAGKDQYPAKNIAENQSSWTKGTYGSGIDLDRPATVIDYEPNVDTSEASIDSVITAPVESVFKTASIWAVGNARKKVLRARKELIRLGGKAMEYIYNHKLDTKDGLESEAVLALVKALPDTAKPYLLKGLRDERFLARQNSAYWLGEMGKSARDVVDSILLALKEGRITPRRGVYALGSIGDSTVVPQILYLLKDTFELSRIVTAEACGKLKNPVVIPSLIEALSDRFFTVRSAAEASLVSLGVVSLDSILSYLDRLSPPALGHGIRAAGQIVSKHDTLLDEEVKNRCRQKITGYLRHYDPFVRLCTVATLAQMLDDDVRTALSAARAEEKNPFLISFYRRLFGE; this comes from the coding sequence AAGTAGCGCCTTATGTAGAAAGTAGTGCAGCACGCATTGAACGTTTATCAAAATCGCCCACCGGGATAATTTTCGAACAGTATAAGGCAATTGATTTAGGGTTATCAAATGCCGATACCGTTAAAATTGGCTACGCGATAAAAAGACGGGAAAAATCTAAAAATTACGAGGAAAAAGACGATAGATTGAGCCGAGCAGTTAACACAATTCTTGTTAGTTTTGAGGTCGCGGATAGTTTTTTAAAACAAGCAGTTGCCCAAATTCCGGAGCGAGAACTTAACATTTTACTGGGCGAAGCACCAGCATTCTGGAAGGACGAGGACGACACACTGGAAAAAGGGTTCAGTGGTATTCTCCACCGGGAGTTTGGAAAGGATTACGACACTACTATTCAAGTGAAATCTGAAACGCTGTTAGCTTATGCCCGAAAGATTGACCGCCGGTCACTTGCTTTAGCCGGTATCACCATAACAATAGGTACAACCCGGGCAATCGAGCTGTTAAAAGAAATGAATACCAGTCAGGACACCTGGAGAAATAGCCCGACTGTGTTTGAAACCCGATGGGGAAAGGTGATTATTGGGACCATCGGCGATGATGTGTATCGAGAAGATGCGGCACTTATCATTGACCCGGCTGGTTACGATCGGTATTTCAATCGTGCTGGGGGTACAGTAGGGATTCTGGATAAACCTTTTTCGATAGTCATTGACCTTGAAGGTAATGATATTTACCAGACAGAAAAACTTTTTTCTCAGGGTGCCTCACTTTTCGGATGCGGCCTTTTATTCGATATTGCCGGTGACGATGTTTACCGCTCTCGTCATTACACTCAGGGCTCAACGATATTTGGCACCGGAGTACTGTGGGATGTTTCAGGGCACGATATTTATGATGCCGGTTTCTTTGCTCAGGGGGCAGGTCACTATGGAGTTGGGCTTTTAATCGACAATGCGGGCAATGACTCTTATCGATGTTTCTGTTACGGTCAGGGTTTTGCTGGAACCTGGGGTTATGGGCTTCTTGTTGAGGGAAGTGGTCAGGACCTATACTATTCTGGAGGAAGGTACTTACATGAACCCTTACTACCTCGAGAATATCGGTCTTTTGCTCAAGGGTTTGCGATTGGGGTGCGGCCTGACGCAAGCGGTGGGATCGGTTTTCTTTGTGATTTTAAAGGCAATGACTTTTACAATGCCGAGGTGTTCGGTCAGGGAACAAGTTACTGGTATTCCTTAGGAATGCTTTACGACCGGGAAGGTTTTGACCACTACACTGCGGCTCAGTATTCCCAGGGTGCCGGGATTCATCTTTCAATCGGCGCTTTAATCGATGAAGAGGGTAATGACTCTTATTTTTCCCGTCTTGGTCCATCGCAAGGAGAAGGACACGACCTTTCTGTCGGGGTGCTTTTTGACCGCAAGGGCGATGATGGCTATTACGCATCAGGAGGCCAGGGTATCGGTTTAACAAATTCCGTTGGACTTTTCCTTGATGCCGATGGACAGGATTGGTATATGACCTCGGAATCGTTAATTGCTCAGGGTAGTTCCAACTGGGCAAGGGGATTCGGAGGTATTGGTGTATTTCTTGACTTTGCTGGCAAAGACCAGTACCCGGCAAAGAACATTGCTGAAAACCAGAGTTCCTGGACAAAAGGAACTTATGGGTCAGGAATTGACCTTGATCGTCCGGCTACGGTAATTGACTACGAGCCCAATGTTGACACATCGGAAGCCAGTATCGATTCGGTAATTACCGCTCCGGTGGAAAGTGTGTTCAAAACAGCATCAATCTGGGCAGTGGGCAATGCACGAAAAAAGGTGTTGCGGGCACGTAAGGAACTTATTCGCCTGGGAGGCAAGGCAATGGAGTATATCTACAATCACAAACTGGACACAAAGGACGGTCTGGAGTCCGAAGCGGTACTGGCACTGGTCAAAGCACTTCCTGACACCGCCAAACCTTATCTCCTGAAAGGATTGAGAGACGAAAGGTTTCTTGCCCGGCAGAACTCGGCTTATTGGCTTGGTGAAATGGGTAAAAGTGCCCGGGATGTAGTTGATTCAATCCTTTTGGCGCTTAAAGAAGGCCGGATTACTCCAAGGCGCGGTGTTTACGCACTGGGAAGTATCGGTGATTCCACAGTCGTTCCCCAGATTCTTTATTTGCTAAAAGATACCTTTGAACTGTCCAGAATTGTTACCGCAGAGGCTTGCGGCAAACTGAAGAATCCAGTGGTAATTCCGAGTTTAATTGAAGCGCTGAGCGACAGATTTTTTACGGTTCGAAGCGCGGCCGAGGCATCGCTGGTATCTCTGGGAGTGGTGAGCCTTGATTCGATTCTCAGTTACCTTGACCGGTTATCTCCACCCGCGCTGGGACATGGAATAAGAGCAGCCGGACAGATTGTATCAAAACATGACACCCTTTTAGATGAAGAGGTAAAAAACCGCTGCCGGCAAAAAATTACAGGCTATCTCAGGCATTACGACCCATTTGTCCGGTTGTGCACCGTCGCAACATTGGCGCAGATGCTTGATGATGATGTTAGAACTGCACTGTCAGCAGCCCGGGCTGAAGAAAAAAACCCATTCCTTATTTCGTTTTACCGGCGCTTGTTTGGTGAGTAA
- a CDS encoding methionine adenosyltransferase, which yields MKRNFRFTSESVAEGHPDKLCDQISDAVLDEVLRQDPKGRVACETFVTVGMVMVGGEITTTAWVDLEQLVRRVLREIGYVDSRCGLNADSCAILNVIGRQSPDIAQGVDVGGAGDQGMMIGYACRQTEELMPLPIVLAHRLVERLAEVRKKNILPYLRPDGKAQVTVEYEDGVPRRIDSVVLAAHHDETILNPTGTKITQKARAEIIDVVAKPILPKEYLDHRTKFYVNETGKFVVGGPQSDTGMTGRKIIVDTYGGWARHGGGAFSGKDPTKVDRSAAYMARYIAKNLVAARVCEEVEIRLAYVIGKPDPVDISVDMMGTGRVPETKVQEVVRKIFPLTPKGMIEHLKLRSPIYQPTAVFGHFGRKPRVAKDKLSGKKLEFFTWEKTDKVAEIRAEIGL from the coding sequence TTGAAAAGAAATTTTAGGTTTACATCGGAATCGGTTGCCGAAGGACACCCGGACAAGTTGTGCGACCAGATTTCGGACGCAGTATTAGATGAGGTTTTAAGACAAGACCCGAAAGGCCGTGTAGCATGTGAGACATTTGTAACCGTGGGAATGGTTATGGTTGGCGGTGAAATTACCACAACCGCCTGGGTGGATTTGGAACAACTGGTGCGTCGGGTTCTTAGAGAAATTGGTTATGTTGATTCCAGGTGTGGTTTAAATGCGGACAGTTGTGCGATACTGAATGTAATCGGCCGGCAGTCGCCGGATATTGCGCAAGGAGTTGACGTTGGTGGTGCCGGGGACCAGGGGATGATGATTGGGTATGCCTGCCGTCAGACCGAGGAACTTATGCCCTTACCCATTGTTCTTGCCCATCGCCTTGTAGAACGGCTGGCTGAGGTGCGAAAGAAAAACATTCTTCCTTATCTGCGGCCCGATGGAAAGGCACAGGTAACAGTTGAGTACGAAGATGGCGTGCCGCGACGAATTGACAGCGTTGTCCTTGCCGCTCATCACGACGAAACAATCCTTAACCCTACCGGCACAAAAATTACCCAAAAAGCCCGGGCAGAAATTATTGATGTCGTGGCAAAACCGATTTTACCCAAGGAGTATCTGGACCACAGGACCAAATTCTATGTCAATGAGACCGGCAAGTTTGTGGTCGGGGGTCCACAATCGGACACCGGAATGACCGGCAGAAAAATCATCGTTGACACTTATGGTGGTTGGGCAAGACATGGTGGTGGCGCATTTTCCGGTAAAGACCCAACCAAGGTGGACCGGTCCGCAGCGTATATGGCTCGTTATATCGCTAAAAATTTAGTTGCCGCTCGCGTTTGTGAAGAAGTAGAAATCAGGCTGGCGTATGTTATCGGTAAACCCGACCCGGTGGACATTTCAGTTGATATGATGGGAACCGGCCGCGTACCTGAAACGAAAGTTCAGGAGGTGGTACGGAAAATTTTCCCCCTTACACCCAAGGGTATGATTGAACACCTGAAGTTACGCAGTCCAATTTATCAGCCAACCGCGGTGTTTGGCCATTTTGGCCGGAAACCACGAGTTGCGAAAGACAAACTGTCGGGTAAAAAACTGGAGTTTTTTACCTGGGAAAAGACCGATAAGGTGGCTGAGATACGGGCGGAGATTGGTTTGTAA
- a CDS encoding HD domain-containing protein encodes MICLREVKKDPEAQALIAEADRQLAVLGYTEHGHRHARLVAKNSRRILIQLGYDERVAELSAIAGYLHDIGNVVNREAHERTSALLAREILVRLGMEFGEVSQIMAAIGNHHEEGGNPISEIAAALILADKSDVHRSRVRNPALIKFDIHDRVNYAVRKSTLSVDSTQHRIIFDLNVDTGIAPVMEYFEIFLSRMLISRRAADFLKCQFELVINGTKLV; translated from the coding sequence ATGATTTGTTTACGTGAGGTAAAAAAAGACCCTGAGGCACAAGCTCTAATCGCCGAAGCCGACCGGCAGCTGGCGGTTTTGGGCTATACGGAACACGGACATCGCCATGCTCGGCTTGTGGCGAAAAACAGTCGTCGGATTCTTATTCAATTGGGCTACGATGAAAGAGTGGCGGAGTTAAGTGCCATCGCTGGTTATCTCCATGATATTGGGAATGTTGTGAATCGGGAGGCGCATGAGCGCACCAGCGCCCTTTTGGCACGGGAAATACTGGTCCGGCTTGGAATGGAATTTGGCGAAGTTTCTCAGATAATGGCAGCGATTGGCAACCATCACGAAGAAGGCGGCAATCCTATCTCTGAGATAGCGGCTGCCCTGATTCTTGCCGATAAGTCAGATGTTCACCGTAGCCGGGTGCGGAATCCAGCGCTGATAAAGTTTGATATCCACGACCGGGTAAATTATGCGGTAAGAAAATCAACGCTCAGTGTTGACAGTACTCAACACCGAATTATTTTCGACTTAAATGTTGATACGGGAATTGCACCGGTAATGGAATATTTTGAAATTTTCCTCAGCCGAATGCTCATCTCCCGACGTGCCGCCGATTTCCTCAAATGCCAGTTTGAACTGGTAATCAATGGTACAAAGCTGGTATAG
- the mutL gene encoding DNA mismatch repair endonuclease MutL, giving the protein MHRKPVLPLPEEVVRRIAAGEVIVRPASVVKELIENSIDAGAKRIRLEIKAGGKNLIRVTDDGIGMNRDDVRQAVARYATSKLSSVDDLTRIQSYGFRGEALASIAAVSRMTIETNTDETQAGTRLEIEGGEIKELAEVAHPQGTTVTVKALFFNLPVRRAFLKSENYEFRMVAEAFRNYAIVFPEIGFELINNERLVVNLPPVGSYRERLLGLFDRKTVEGLVEFQVDNPVLSLHGFFSDPTQVKGFSDVQVVFFNRRPVRNQVVTRAVYDGYGPMPSGGHPNFVVFIQTEPSRLDVNIHPTKQEVRFADERFLFDFVSEAVRKGLGIQRRSQIEDTGLFVQERIIQDGEMPGEFWQLHNSYIFAQVASGYVIVDQHAAHERIIYEELLHRQQEAKPQGLLFPVTLDLSAEEFEAYDRIKVKLRQMGMETKVFSGRTVVVESVPAGSYMGKGEIREFFAELVKTSLEKATVERELAKLFACKGAVKAGQRLTQEEMVSLINRLFACREPYFCPHGRPVIIKITLEDLDRRFGRI; this is encoded by the coding sequence ATGCATAGAAAGCCAGTTTTACCGCTTCCCGAAGAGGTTGTGCGCCGAATTGCAGCAGGGGAAGTGATTGTTCGACCCGCATCGGTGGTTAAAGAATTAATCGAAAATTCCATTGATGCCGGGGCGAAACGAATTCGGTTAGAGATAAAAGCCGGTGGAAAAAATTTGATTCGGGTCACCGACGATGGAATCGGGATGAACCGAGACGATGTCCGACAGGCGGTGGCAAGATACGCTACCAGCAAACTGAGTTCGGTTGACGACCTCACCAGAATTCAGAGTTACGGCTTTCGCGGTGAAGCACTGGCATCAATCGCCGCAGTCAGCCGGATGACAATCGAGACCAACACCGATGAAACGCAAGCTGGAACGCGATTAGAAATAGAAGGTGGCGAAATAAAAGAACTTGCTGAAGTTGCCCACCCTCAAGGTACAACGGTAACTGTTAAGGCTCTGTTTTTTAACCTGCCGGTACGACGGGCATTTTTGAAATCAGAAAATTACGAGTTCCGAATGGTAGCGGAAGCGTTTCGCAATTATGCGATAGTTTTTCCTGAGATAGGATTTGAATTGATAAACAACGAACGCCTGGTGGTAAATCTGCCACCGGTCGGTTCATATCGGGAACGGCTGCTGGGATTGTTTGACCGGAAAACAGTCGAAGGGCTGGTTGAATTTCAAGTTGACAATCCTGTGTTAAGCCTTCACGGATTTTTTTCTGACCCCACTCAGGTAAAGGGATTTTCTGACGTCCAGGTGGTGTTTTTCAACCGCCGTCCGGTGCGCAACCAGGTAGTGACAAGGGCAGTTTACGACGGGTACGGACCTATGCCTTCCGGTGGCCATCCCAATTTTGTCGTCTTCATCCAGACCGAGCCATCACGGCTGGATGTTAATATCCATCCAACAAAGCAGGAAGTCAGGTTTGCCGATGAACGCTTCCTGTTTGATTTTGTTTCAGAAGCGGTCCGGAAAGGTCTGGGAATTCAGCGCCGGTCACAAATAGAGGACACCGGCCTGTTTGTTCAGGAACGAATTATCCAGGATGGCGAAATGCCGGGAGAATTTTGGCAATTGCACAACAGTTACATCTTCGCTCAGGTAGCATCAGGTTATGTAATCGTTGACCAACACGCAGCACATGAACGGATAATTTATGAAGAGCTCCTGCACCGTCAGCAGGAGGCAAAACCTCAGGGGTTACTTTTTCCCGTAACCCTTGACCTGAGCGCCGAGGAGTTTGAAGCATACGATAGAATCAAGGTAAAACTCCGCCAGATGGGGATGGAAACAAAAGTTTTCAGCGGCCGTACCGTTGTTGTTGAAAGTGTCCCGGCAGGTTCGTATATGGGTAAAGGCGAAATCAGAGAGTTCTTTGCGGAACTGGTTAAAACCAGTTTAGAAAAAGCGACCGTCGAACGAGAACTGGCAAAACTTTTTGCCTGTAAAGGCGCGGTCAAAGCCGGGCAGCGTCTCACGCAAGAGGAGATGGTATCACTGATTAACCGGCTTTTTGCCTGCCGGGAACCTTACTTCTGTCCCCATGGCAGGCCAGTGATTATTAAGATTACCCTTGAAGACCTGGACCGGAGGTTCGGCAGAATTTGA
- a CDS encoding adenosylhomocysteinase, whose protein sequence is MEYDVRDLTLASKGRNKIEWAAKFMPVLSLVKERFIREKPLKNVRISCCLHVTSETANLVRTLTAGGARVRLCASNPLSTQDEVASALVEEGIPVFAIKGEDRKSYYRHIEQALAHQPHITTDDGADLVSTLHKKGGKMVQGVLGGTEETTTGVIRLRSMEKAGVLRYPIIAVNDSYTKFMFDNRYGTGQSTLDGILRATNILFAGATVVVCGYGWCGRGLAAKARGIGAEVIVTEVDPIRALEARMDGHRVMRLIDAAPLGDVFVTVTGDINVIDRAHILKMKDGAIICNAGHFDVEINRRALDKITKKKRELRQFCVEHTLTNGKRVILLAEGRLVNLSAAEGHPAMVMDLSFANQALAIEFIYKNQGKLAPRVYKLPEDLDRKIAELKLKTMGIKIDRLTREQKEYIASWQEGT, encoded by the coding sequence ATTGAGTATGATGTGCGAGATTTGACCCTCGCTTCAAAAGGCAGGAATAAAATTGAGTGGGCAGCAAAGTTTATGCCCGTTCTATCTCTGGTGAAAGAACGATTTATCCGTGAGAAACCACTTAAAAATGTTCGGATAAGTTGCTGTTTACATGTGACTTCGGAAACCGCCAACCTTGTTCGCACATTAACGGCCGGAGGTGCTCGTGTTCGGCTCTGTGCCTCAAACCCACTCTCCACTCAGGACGAAGTGGCGAGCGCCTTAGTAGAAGAGGGGATACCGGTTTTTGCCATTAAAGGTGAAGACCGAAAGAGTTATTACCGTCATATCGAGCAAGCGCTTGCCCATCAACCGCATATCACCACCGATGATGGTGCCGATTTGGTTTCCACATTGCACAAAAAGGGCGGTAAGATGGTCCAAGGAGTATTAGGCGGTACCGAAGAAACGACCACCGGTGTTATCCGGTTGCGCAGTATGGAAAAAGCCGGGGTGTTGCGTTACCCGATAATTGCGGTGAACGACTCCTATACGAAATTTATGTTCGACAACCGTTACGGAACCGGGCAGTCAACGCTCGATGGTATATTAAGAGCGACCAATATACTGTTTGCCGGTGCCACGGTTGTTGTTTGTGGCTATGGTTGGTGTGGCCGCGGTTTAGCAGCAAAGGCGCGTGGGATAGGTGCTGAGGTGATTGTGACCGAGGTTGACCCGATTCGGGCGCTTGAAGCACGAATGGACGGACACCGGGTTATGCGACTAATAGATGCGGCGCCACTTGGCGATGTTTTTGTTACCGTTACGGGCGACATTAATGTTATAGACCGAGCCCACATCCTGAAAATGAAAGATGGTGCAATCATCTGTAATGCGGGCCACTTCGATGTTGAAATCAATCGCCGTGCCCTGGACAAGATTACTAAAAAGAAGCGAGAGTTAAGGCAGTTTTGCGTTGAACACACACTGACCAATGGTAAACGGGTGATTCTTCTTGCCGAAGGCAGACTCGTAAACCTTTCTGCAGCTGAAGGACATCCAGCAATGGTAATGGATTTGTCTTTTGCCAACCAGGCTCTGGCAATAGAGTTTATCTATAAAAATCAAGGGAAGTTAGCACCCCGGGTTTACAAATTGCCCGA
- the miaA gene encoding tRNA (adenosine(37)-N6)-dimethylallyltransferase MiaA, with the protein MRVLVLTGPTGVGKTDVAVILARRYGVEIISADSRQVYRHLDIGTAKPSVELRQEIKFHLIDCVEPNRLYSAADFARDALMVMHRLNAEGRNFIIVGGSGFYLRALFQPFFDAPAHRPDLRSQLSALPVTELYRKLMEVDPERAKQLHPNDRQRIIRALEIYELTGKRFSELTAERKKKTEFVPVYAVLNMERKRLHALIDKRFDQMMANGLLDEVRQLKELGLNQSSYITNAYGYAELLRYLDGELSLEEAISTAKRKTKEYARRQLTWFRGLKDAHWLEFTSADEVADKLAPLLLDLLKDKH; encoded by the coding sequence TTGAGGGTGCTTGTTTTAACTGGACCTACAGGAGTGGGGAAGACCGATGTCGCGGTAATTCTGGCACGGAGGTATGGCGTTGAGATAATCTCTGCCGACTCGAGGCAGGTCTATCGGCACCTTGATATCGGGACGGCAAAACCTTCGGTTGAACTACGGCAGGAGATAAAATTTCATTTGATTGACTGCGTTGAACCCAATCGGTTGTATTCCGCAGCAGATTTTGCCCGGGACGCGTTGATGGTGATGCACCGGCTAAATGCCGAAGGGCGCAATTTTATCATTGTCGGCGGAAGCGGTTTTTACCTGCGAGCCCTCTTTCAACCCTTCTTTGATGCACCGGCGCATAGGCCGGATCTTCGGAGTCAACTCAGTGCATTACCAGTTACAGAGCTTTATCGTAAACTAATGGAAGTTGACCCGGAGCGTGCAAAACAACTTCATCCCAATGACCGGCAACGGATAATTCGGGCGCTGGAGATATATGAGTTAACCGGGAAACGTTTCTCTGAACTCACTGCCGAAAGAAAAAAGAAAACGGAATTTGTTCCGGTCTATGCTGTTCTCAATATGGAGCGAAAGCGGCTTCATGCGCTAATTGATAAGCGTTTTGACCAGATGATGGCAAATGGATTGCTTGATGAGGTGCGACAGCTCAAAGAGCTGGGATTAAATCAGAGTAGTTACATCACCAACGCCTATGGCTATGCAGAACTCCTGCGCTATCTTGATGGCGAACTGAGTTTGGAAGAAGCGATTTCTACAGCAAAGAGAAAAACCAAGGAGTATGCTCGACGTCAGTTAACCTGGTTTCGAGGACTTAAAGATGCCCATTGGCTTGAATTTACAAGCGCCGATGAAGTTGCCGATAAACTGGCGCCGCTGTTGCTTGACCTGTTAAAAGATAAACATTAG
- a CDS encoding MBL fold metallo-hydrolase → MENQPRPDSLIFLGSGGARIVIAKQVRASGGIWFNLQDTQFIVDPGPGALVRATSSRHKLNPTRLAAILLSHRHLDHAADVNVLIEAMTLGGTEPRGKLFAPEDALEGDDPVVLRYLRSFLEAVVVLQEGAQYQIGPISFTCPVRHRHRCEVYGFKFKTDVMSISYIADTAYFPELAEFYRADVVIYNVVRYTPSNLDHLHFPEVEELIKAMKPKLSIMTHFGMTMIRARPWKLARELSERTGCTVLAAEDGMLIEFAKYLKGNA, encoded by the coding sequence ATGGAAAATCAGCCCCGACCGGACAGTTTAATCTTTCTGGGTTCAGGTGGCGCGCGAATCGTCATTGCCAAGCAGGTGCGTGCCTCAGGCGGTATCTGGTTTAACCTCCAGGACACCCAGTTTATTGTTGACCCTGGTCCCGGCGCTCTGGTACGAGCCACGAGTAGCCGGCATAAACTGAACCCCACACGACTTGCCGCTATTCTTTTGTCCCATCGCCATCTTGACCATGCGGCGGATGTCAATGTACTAATCGAGGCAATGACACTGGGTGGAACCGAACCGCGCGGAAAACTTTTTGCCCCTGAGGACGCCCTGGAAGGAGATGACCCGGTAGTTCTGCGTTATTTGCGGAGTTTTCTTGAAGCGGTCGTAGTTCTGCAAGAAGGAGCACAATATCAAATTGGCCCGATATCGTTTACCTGCCCGGTAAGGCACCGTCATCGCTGCGAGGTTTACGGATTTAAGTTTAAAACTGATGTGATGAGCATCTCTTATATCGCTGATACCGCGTACTTTCCCGAATTGGCTGAGTTTTACCGCGCCGATGTGGTAATCTATAATGTTGTTCGTTACACACCATCAAACCTCGACCACCTACATTTTCCTGAAGTGGAAGAGTTGATAAAGGCAATGAAGCCGAAACTTTCAATAATGACTCATTTCGGGATGACAATGATTCGTGCTCGGCCCTGGAAATTGGCTCGGGAGTTAAGTGAACGAACCGGATGTACGGTTTTAGCCGCCGAGGATGGGATGTTGATTGAGTTTGCTAAATACCTGAAGGGCAATGCATAG